The Rana temporaria chromosome 4, aRanTem1.1, whole genome shotgun sequence genome contains a region encoding:
- the LOC120935586 gene encoding olfactory receptor 5AP2-like: MATENQSTVTEFILLGLTDNPNIQLWLFQVFSLVYMTTLAGNILLIVAVRTDSHLHNPMYIFLTNLSFLDICYTSIIVPKMLLNIVLSAKNISYTGCVLQVYFYLFMGETECILLAFMAYDRYVAICNPLRYNVIMNIVSCTRMIGFSWMAGCSIASFDIYFICHLKFCVHVTINHFFCEAPSLLQLSCGDITVNNIITLVGGSILLLIPLCLILFSYLQIFLVIVKLPSEQYKAFSTCISHLIVVTIFYGTAIVMYMRPRNSDTIVTDKMVSVFYTIVTPMLNPLIYSLRNKDVQKAIGQLGRCTIVLR; the protein is encoded by the coding sequence ATGGCTACAGAAAACCAAAGTACAGTAACAGAATTTATTCTACTTGGACTTACAGACAATCCCAACATACAACTTTGGCTGTTCCAGGTCTTCTCACTTGTCTACATGACCACGCTGGCTGGGAACATTCTCCTTATAGTGGCTGTCAGAACAGACAGCCATTTACACAACCCTATGTATATATTTCTTACTAATCTGTCCTTCTTGGACATCTGTTATACATCAATCATTGTGCCCAAGATGCTACTAAATATTGTTTTGTCCGCAAAAAACATTTCATATACTGGTTGTGTTCTTCAGGTTTACTTTTATCTTTTTATGGGTGAGACAGAGTGCATACTATTGGCTTTCATGGCCTATGATCGATATGTGGCTATCTGTAATCCCTTACGTTACAATGTTATTATGAATATAGTCTCATGTACAAGGATGATTGGCTTTTCTTGGATGGCTGGGTGTAGTATAGCCTcatttgatatatattttatatgccaTTTAAAGTTCTGTGTACATGTCACCATTAATCACTTCTTTTGTGAAGCTCCATCCTTACTTCAGCTATCTTGTGGGGACATCACAGTGAACAACATTATAACTTTGGTTGGTGGGTCCATATTGCTTTTAATTCCCTTGTGCCTCATCCTCTTTTCATACTTACAAATTTTCTTAGTCATTGTGAAGCTCCCTTCTGAGCAATACAAAGCCTTCTCTACATGCATATCCCATCTTATCGTGGTGACCATCTTCTATGGAACGGCTATAGTTATGTACATGAGACCAAGGAATTCAGATACTATAGTGACAGATAAAATGGTGTCTGTGTTCTATACAATTGTTACACCAATGTTAAACCCTTTGATTTACAGCCTAAGAAATAAAGATGTTCAAAAGGCTATTGGACAGTTGGGAAGGTGTACAATTGTACTAAGGTGA